Within Candidatus Eisenbacteria bacterium, the genomic segment GTCCCGAACGCTCGGCATCATTCAGAAGCTCGTCAGCCCGCAGACGTACGACGCCTGGTTTCTTCCCACTCGCTGCGTTTCTTTTTCCGCAGAGGGGGTGCGGATCCAGGTACCGAACCAGTTCTTCGCTGAGTGGCTGAGGGACAACCATCTGCCGCTCATTCAGAAGAGCCTCGGGCAGGCGATCGGAGCCCCCGCCCCGGAGATCGACTTTACCGTCTCCGACGAGCCGCTTCGCCGCCTGGAGCCGGCGGTTCTTCCTCCGCCCCCCGCGGTTCCCGCGAAGCCCGCGCCCCGCAAGCCCCGGAACCCGCAGCTCAACGAGCGCTTCACGTTCGGAACCTTCGTCGTCGGTCGCTCGAACCAGTTCGCGCACGCCGCCGCGCAGGCGGTCGCCGAGAACCCCGCGCACGTCTACAACCCTCTCTTCGTCTGCGGCGGCGTCGGGCTCGGCAAGACGCACATCATTCAGGCGATCGGGCACCGCGTCGAGGAGAAGTTCCCCGGCTTCACCGTCCACTACGCGTCCGCCGAAAGTTTCATGAACGAACTGATTCACGCGATGAAGACCGGATCGACGTTTCATTTCAAGGAACGCTATAGAAACGTCGATCTCCTCCTCATCGACGACGTCCAGTTCCTCTCCGGAAAAGAGAGCACCCAAGAGGAGTTTTTCCACACCTTCAACGCGCTCTATCTGGCCAGCAAACAGATCGTCCTCACGAGCGACCGTCTGCCGAAGGAGATCCCGAACCTCGAGGAGCGTCTCGTCTCCCGCTTCGAGTGGGGCCTCGTCGCCGACATCCAGAGCCCTGACCTCGAGACCCGGCTCGCGATTCTCCGAAAGAAGGCCGAGACC encodes:
- the dnaA gene encoding chromosomal replication initiator protein DnaA, with product MSPAELWSRTLGIIQKLVSPQTYDAWFLPTRCVSFSAEGVRIQVPNQFFAEWLRDNHLPLIQKSLGQAIGAPAPEIDFTVSDEPLRRLEPAVLPPPPAVPAKPAPRKPRNPQLNERFTFGTFVVGRSNQFAHAAAQAVAENPAHVYNPLFVCGGVGLGKTHIIQAIGHRVEEKFPGFTVHYASAESFMNELIHAMKTGSTFHFKERYRNVDLLLIDDVQFLSGKESTQEEFFHTFNALYLASKQIVLTSDRLPKEIPNLEERLVSRFEWGLVADIQSPDLETRLAILRKKAETERLSIPDEVLLFIANSIRSNIRELEGSLVRLLAFSSLTGQDVTIDMAREILKDFLSRRAKNATVESIQKVVAAHFSVPLEGLLSQRRTASLALARQTAMYICRELTGLSLSQIGARFGGRDHTTVLHACQKIDHLLNADDDFRARLDRAIDEIAA